Proteins co-encoded in one Streptomyces sp. JH34 genomic window:
- a CDS encoding DUF5999 family protein — protein sequence MCQHQPPCPTAESNDREAARLMAHHPEQGWSLLCNGVLLFEDTGELLPDGQIIAPHRPLRSGRVMKAA from the coding sequence ATGTGCCAGCACCAGCCACCCTGTCCGACCGCTGAATCCAACGACCGTGAAGCCGCCCGCCTGATGGCTCACCACCCGGAACAGGGCTGGAGCCTGCTGTGCAACGGCGTCCTGCTCTTCGAGGACACCGGCGAGTTGCTCCCCGACGGTCAGATCATCGCCCCGCACCGTCCGCTGAGGAGCGGCCGGGTGATGAAAGCCGCCTGA
- a CDS encoding glutamate-cysteine ligase family protein has translation MGEKVVADAFAPSDRQAYREKLTQCLNGLERLLSERRFDRPRNLMGLEIELNLAGSDGMPRMRNAEVLQRIASRDFQTELGMFNLEVNILPHRLSGRVFDQLAEELRTGLAYAHRKAAEVDAGIVMIGILPTLGREDVVSANLSDVDRYMLLNDQMAAARGEEFVLDIEGVERLVATSASIAPESACTSVQLHLQVTPDRFADVWNAAQAIAAVQIALGANSPFLFGKELWRESRPPLFQQATDVRPPELRNQGVRPRTWFGERWIGSAYELFEENVRYYPPLLPICDEEDPLRVLDEGGVPSLAELVLHNGTVYRWNRPVYGLADGVPHLRVENRVLPAGPTVVDVIANSAFYYGLVRALADESRPVWSKLPFEAAAENFDAACRHGIEAELLWPRPGRSGGVARVPAVKLVRDELLPLAAAGLDAWNIEPADRDRYLGVIEERCRRGVNGASWQVDTYHRALEAGLEREGALAATTRRYGELMQAGEPVHTWPVGFPAP, from the coding sequence ATGGGCGAGAAGGTCGTGGCGGACGCGTTCGCCCCGTCCGATCGGCAGGCGTACCGCGAGAAGCTGACCCAGTGCCTGAACGGGCTGGAGAGGCTCCTGTCGGAGCGGAGGTTCGATCGCCCCAGGAATCTCATGGGGCTGGAGATCGAGCTGAATCTCGCGGGTTCGGACGGCATGCCGAGGATGCGGAATGCTGAGGTGCTCCAGCGCATCGCCAGCCGGGATTTCCAGACGGAGCTGGGGATGTTCAATCTGGAGGTGAACATTCTTCCCCACCGGCTGAGCGGCCGGGTATTCGATCAGCTGGCGGAGGAGCTGCGTACGGGGCTCGCCTATGCCCACCGGAAGGCCGCGGAGGTCGATGCCGGGATCGTGATGATCGGCATCCTGCCGACCCTCGGCCGGGAGGACGTGGTTTCGGCGAACCTGTCGGACGTCGACCGCTACATGCTCCTGAACGACCAAATGGCGGCTGCCCGCGGTGAGGAATTCGTGCTCGATATCGAGGGCGTCGAGCGGCTGGTCGCGACCTCCGCCTCGATCGCCCCCGAATCGGCCTGCACATCGGTCCAGTTGCACCTGCAGGTGACGCCGGACCGCTTCGCGGACGTCTGGAACGCCGCCCAGGCCATCGCGGCCGTGCAGATCGCCCTCGGGGCCAACTCGCCCTTCCTGTTCGGCAAGGAACTGTGGCGCGAGTCGAGGCCGCCGCTGTTCCAGCAGGCCACCGACGTGCGGCCGCCCGAGCTCCGGAACCAGGGGGTGCGCCCCAGGACCTGGTTCGGGGAGCGCTGGATCGGTTCGGCGTACGAGCTCTTCGAGGAGAACGTCCGCTACTACCCGCCCCTCCTGCCGATCTGCGACGAGGAGGATCCGCTGCGGGTCCTCGACGAGGGCGGCGTACCGTCACTCGCCGAACTCGTCCTGCACAACGGCACGGTCTACCGGTGGAACCGCCCGGTGTACGGGCTGGCGGACGGCGTCCCCCATCTGAGGGTCGAGAACCGGGTCCTGCCCGCCGGCCCCACGGTCGTCGACGTGATCGCCAACTCCGCCTTCTACTACGGACTGGTGCGCGCGCTCGCCGACGAGTCCCGGCCGGTGTGGTCGAAGCTGCCCTTCGAAGCCGCGGCCGAGAACTTCGACGCCGCCTGCCGCCACGGGATCGAAGCCGAGCTGCTCTGGCCGCGCCCCGGCCGCTCGGGCGGGGTGGCGAGGGTGCCGGCCGTGAAACTCGTACGTGACGAACTGCTGCCGCTCGCGGCCGCCGGGCTCGACGCCTGGAACATCGAACCCGCGGACCGTGACCGCTACCTCGGCGTCATCGAGGAGCGCTGCAGGCGCGGTGTGAACGGCGCGTCCTGGCAGGTCGACACCTACCACCGGGCCCTGGAGGCGGGCCTCGAACGGGAAGGCGCCCTCGCCGCCACCACCCGGCGCTACGGCGAGCTGATGCAGGCCGGGGAGCCGGTGCACACCTGGCCCGTCGGGTTCCCCGCCCCCTGA
- a CDS encoding type II CAAX endopeptidase family protein, protein MAESIPHEEVSRRILRSETLLVLALSLGASGVSALISFIGSLTRPGGLKDQAATLNGSYAPGRPWLDLAWQLFGIASALVPVALVAHLLIREGAGLRTLGLDRTRPGPDLGRGTLIAAGIGSAGLAFYLVARAAGFNLTVVPESLPDVWWKLPVLILSAVQNSLVEEVIVVGYLLRRLGQLGWTPMAALVASSVLRGSYHLYQGIGGFIGNMVMGVVFVLLYRRWGRVGPLVVAHALLDIGAFVGYALLAGKVGWLPTP, encoded by the coding sequence GTGGCTGAATCCATTCCTCACGAGGAGGTGTCCCGGCGGATCCTGCGGTCGGAGACGCTGCTCGTGCTGGCTCTCTCGCTCGGGGCCAGTGGGGTGTCCGCCTTGATCAGCTTCATCGGGTCGCTGACCAGACCCGGCGGTCTCAAGGACCAGGCGGCGACGCTGAACGGGTCGTACGCCCCCGGGCGGCCGTGGCTGGACCTGGCCTGGCAGCTGTTCGGCATCGCCTCGGCGCTGGTGCCGGTCGCGCTCGTGGCGCACCTGCTCATCCGCGAAGGCGCGGGTCTGCGGACCCTCGGCCTCGACCGCACCAGGCCGGGGCCGGATCTGGGCCGGGGCACCCTGATCGCGGCGGGGATCGGCAGCGCCGGGCTGGCCTTCTACCTGGTGGCGCGGGCGGCCGGGTTCAACCTGACCGTGGTCCCCGAGTCGCTGCCGGACGTGTGGTGGAAGCTCCCCGTGCTGATCCTCTCCGCGGTGCAGAACTCGCTCGTGGAGGAGGTCATCGTCGTCGGCTATCTGCTGCGACGGCTGGGGCAGCTGGGATGGACGCCGATGGCCGCCCTGGTGGCGAGTTCCGTCCTGCGGGGCTCCTACCACCTTTACCAGGGGATCGGTGGCTTCATAGGGAACATGGTCATGGGCGTGGTCTTCGTCCTGCTGTACAGGCGCTGGGGGCGGGTCGGGCCACTGGTCGTCGCGCACGCCCTGCTCGACATCGGGGCGTTCGTCGGATACGCGCTGCTCGCGGGGAAGGTGGGCTGGCTGCCCACCCCGTGA
- a CDS encoding PhzF family phenazine biosynthesis protein, whose protein sequence is MKIRIVDAFTDRPFAGNPAGVVILDSGAFPDDERLQTVASEVNLSETAFAHPLPPGGEADWALRWFTPAAEVDLCGHATLAAAHVLHTTGAASGTVRHATRSGVLRTTTHDDGTLTLDFPTAPLTPASAPPGLAEALGAAPLSLHDTGEHVGDLLVELPDEAAVRALRPDFRALAGCSHRGVIATAPADDPTRGYDFVSRGFFPAVGIDEDPVTGSAHTALAPFWAARFGRDDLVGLQASARSGLVRTSLRGERTLLTGGAVTVIDGELLTGL, encoded by the coding sequence ATGAAGATCCGCATCGTCGACGCGTTCACCGACCGCCCGTTCGCCGGCAATCCCGCCGGAGTCGTGATCCTGGACTCCGGCGCGTTCCCCGACGACGAACGCCTCCAGACCGTCGCCTCCGAGGTCAACCTCTCGGAGACCGCGTTCGCCCATCCGCTGCCGCCGGGCGGTGAGGCCGACTGGGCGCTGCGCTGGTTCACGCCGGCCGCCGAGGTCGATCTCTGCGGGCACGCGACGCTCGCCGCCGCCCACGTCCTGCACACCACCGGGGCGGCGAGCGGCACGGTGCGCCACGCGACCCGCTCCGGCGTCCTGCGCACCACCACCCACGACGACGGCACCCTGACGCTGGACTTCCCCACGGCGCCCCTGACACCGGCGTCCGCCCCTCCCGGGCTGGCCGAGGCGCTCGGTGCCGCACCGCTCTCCCTCCACGACACGGGCGAGCACGTCGGTGACCTGCTCGTGGAGCTGCCCGACGAAGCGGCCGTACGAGCCCTGCGGCCCGACTTCCGTGCGCTCGCCGGCTGTTCCCACAGGGGGGTCATCGCGACGGCGCCGGCCGACGACCCCACGCGTGGGTACGACTTCGTCTCGCGCGGCTTCTTCCCCGCGGTCGGCATCGACGAGGACCCGGTGACCGGAAGCGCCCACACGGCCCTGGCGCCGTTCTGGGCGGCCAGATTCGGCCGCGACGACCTCGTGGGCCTTCAGGCCTCAGCCCGCTCGGGCCTGGTGCGCACCTCGCTGCGCGGGGAACGCACACTGCTGACGGGCGGCGCCGTCACGGTGATCGACGGGGAACTGCTCACCGGGCTGTGA
- a CDS encoding PadR family transcriptional regulator: MRSHGNDHGCGPGRRGAGRGDFEGGRAAFGPFGPPFGGGPFGGGPFGGGRGRGGGRGRARRGDVRASILALLKDRSMHGYEMIQEIGERSGGAWKPSPGSVYPTLQLLEDEGLIVSASEGGKKLFTLTDLGRSEAESGPDAPWEEAGRGVDWEGVNEIRQAGFGLMEAFGQVWKTGSADQRQKALTVINDARKKLYLILADED; the protein is encoded by the coding sequence ATGCGTTCACATGGGAACGACCACGGATGCGGACCCGGGCGCCGCGGCGCCGGCAGGGGAGACTTCGAAGGCGGCCGTGCCGCGTTCGGACCGTTCGGACCGCCCTTCGGAGGTGGGCCGTTCGGCGGCGGGCCCTTCGGCGGCGGCCGCGGCCGGGGAGGCGGCCGGGGGAGGGCGAGGCGCGGTGACGTGCGCGCGTCGATCCTCGCCCTGCTCAAGGACCGGTCGATGCACGGTTACGAGATGATCCAGGAGATCGGCGAGCGCAGTGGCGGGGCCTGGAAGCCCAGCCCCGGCTCGGTGTATCCCACCCTCCAGCTGCTGGAGGACGAGGGCCTGATCGTCAGCGCCAGCGAGGGTGGCAAGAAGCTGTTCACCCTCACCGACCTGGGACGGAGCGAGGCCGAGTCCGGCCCCGACGCCCCCTGGGAAGAGGCAGGGCGCGGTGTCGACTGGGAGGGCGTGAACGAGATCCGTCAGGCCGGCTTCGGGCTGATGGAGGCGTTCGGCCAGGTCTGGAAGACCGGCTCGGCCGACCAGCGGCAGAAGGCCCTCACGGTGATCAACGACGCCCGTAAGAAGCTGTACCTGATCCTCGCCGACGAGGACTGA
- a CDS encoding EamA family transporter: protein MHVSQGRSAGLGLALVSAFAFGGSGVAAKPLIEAGLDPLHVVWLRVTGAALVMLPIAWRHRNLVRERPVLLAGFGLFAVAGVQAFYFASISRIPVGVALLIEYLAPALVLGWVRFVQRRPVTRAAAAGVVLAVGGLACVVEVWAGLSFDAVGLLLALGAACCQVGYFVLSDQGAGHGDTTDAGPPHPVGVIAYGLLAGAAVLTVVAAPWAMDWAVLGGSAEMNGHDVPAWLLLCWIVLLATVLAYATGVVSVRLLSPQVAGVVACLEAVIATVLAWVLLGEHLSLPQLVGGGVVLIGAFIAQSSAPRPPSGPVASGPGAVAVGAADAHEPADTGAELSRPPASP, encoded by the coding sequence ATGCACGTGTCTCAGGGGAGAAGTGCCGGTCTGGGCCTGGCCCTTGTCTCGGCCTTCGCGTTCGGCGGTTCAGGGGTGGCGGCCAAGCCGCTGATCGAGGCGGGCCTGGACCCGTTGCACGTGGTGTGGCTACGGGTGACCGGTGCCGCCCTGGTCATGCTGCCGATCGCCTGGCGGCACCGGAATCTCGTCAGGGAACGGCCCGTGCTGCTGGCCGGTTTCGGGCTGTTCGCCGTGGCCGGGGTGCAGGCCTTCTACTTCGCCTCGATCTCACGTATCCCGGTCGGCGTCGCACTCCTCATCGAGTATCTGGCGCCCGCGCTGGTCCTCGGCTGGGTGCGCTTCGTGCAACGGCGCCCCGTCACCCGCGCCGCCGCCGCGGGTGTCGTGCTGGCGGTCGGCGGACTCGCCTGCGTCGTCGAGGTGTGGGCCGGGTTGAGCTTCGACGCGGTCGGGCTGTTGCTCGCGCTCGGCGCGGCGTGCTGTCAGGTGGGCTACTTCGTCCTGTCGGACCAGGGCGCAGGGCACGGTGACACGACGGACGCCGGGCCTCCGCACCCCGTGGGCGTGATCGCGTACGGGCTGCTGGCCGGCGCGGCCGTGCTCACGGTGGTGGCCGCCCCCTGGGCCATGGACTGGGCGGTCCTCGGCGGGAGCGCGGAGATGAACGGGCACGACGTGCCCGCGTGGCTGCTGCTCTGCTGGATCGTGCTGCTCGCGACCGTGCTGGCCTACGCGACCGGTGTGGTGTCGGTACGCCTGCTCTCGCCGCAGGTCGCAGGCGTCGTCGCCTGCCTCGAGGCGGTCATCGCGACCGTGCTTGCCTGGGTGCTCCTCGGTGAGCACCTCTCCCTGCCCCAACTGGTCGGAGGAGGTGTCGTGCTGATCGGAGCCTTCATCGCGCAGTCGTCCGCCCCCAGGCCGCCGTCGGGCCCCGTGGCGTCGGGCCCGGGGGCGGTGGCGGTCGGGGCGGCGGACGCCCATGAGCCGGCGGATACAGGGGCCGAGCTGTCTCGGCCTCCGGCCTCGCCGTAG
- a CDS encoding pyridoxamine 5'-phosphate oxidase family protein has translation MPDTDTPDSTGLPGDAYEPTGRTVPSRARQRASYDKETVHSILDTAYLCHLGFVRDGAPVVLPTLFGRIDDRLYVHGSTGSRPLRATAAADPGLAVCLTVTHVDGLVLARSAFHHSMNYRSVVVHGIARTVTDPEERRVALDAIVDQVVPGRSRDSRPADTKELAATAVIRLDLDEVSAKIRTGGPNDDPEDLALPHWAGVIPVSRSYGAPLPSDDLAPAVPVPDYLTALHGGLPA, from the coding sequence ATGCCGGACACTGACACGCCCGACAGCACCGGCCTCCCCGGGGACGCCTACGAGCCGACCGGGCGCACGGTCCCCAGCCGCGCCAGGCAGCGCGCCTCGTACGACAAGGAGACGGTGCACTCGATACTCGACACGGCCTACCTGTGCCATCTCGGCTTCGTCCGCGACGGCGCACCGGTCGTGCTGCCCACACTGTTCGGCCGGATCGACGACCGGCTGTACGTCCACGGCTCGACCGGTTCGCGTCCGCTGCGCGCGACCGCTGCGGCCGATCCGGGCCTAGCCGTATGCCTGACCGTGACGCATGTGGACGGCCTGGTACTGGCGCGTTCCGCCTTCCACCACTCGATGAACTACCGCTCCGTGGTGGTCCACGGCATCGCACGGACGGTGACCGACCCGGAGGAGCGGCGCGTCGCACTCGACGCGATCGTCGACCAGGTGGTTCCGGGCAGGTCCAGGGACTCGCGCCCGGCGGACACGAAGGAGCTCGCCGCCACCGCGGTGATCCGCCTGGACCTCGACGAGGTCTCCGCCAAGATCCGTACGGGCGGCCCGAACGACGACCCGGAGGACCTCGCACTGCCGCACTGGGCGGGCGTGATCCCGGTGTCACGGAGCTACGGGGCACCACTGCCGTCCGACGACCTGGCCCCCGCCGTCCCGGTGCCGGACTACCTCACCGCACTCCACGGCGGGCTGCCCGCCTGA